One window from the genome of Nomascus leucogenys isolate Asia chromosome 12, Asia_NLE_v1, whole genome shotgun sequence encodes:
- the LCE6A gene encoding late cornified envelope protein 6A, translating to MSQQKQQTWKPPNVPKCSPPQRSNPCLAPYSTPCGAPHSEGCHSSSQRPEVQKPRRARQKLHCLSGGTIYHCKEEECEGD from the coding sequence ATGTCACAGCAGAAGCAGCAAACTTGGAAGCCTCCAAATGTTCCCAAATGCTCCCCTCCCCAAAGATCAAACCCCTGCCTAGCTCCCTACTCGACTCCTTGTGGTGCTCCCCATTCAGAAGGCTGTCATTCCAGTTCCCAAAGGCCTGAGGTTCAGAAGCCTAGGAGGGCTCGTCAAAAGCTGCACTGCCTAAGTGGGGGCACAATCTACCACTGCAAAGAGGAAGAGTGTGAAGGCGACTGA
- the LOC105740585 gene encoding late cornified envelope protein 1C-like produces the protein MSCQQSQQQCQPPPKCTPKCPPKCPTPKCPPKCPPKCPPVSSCCSVSSGGCCGSSSGGCCSSGGGGCCLSHHRRRRSHCHRPQSSGCCSQPSGGSSCCGEGSSQHSGGCC, from the coding sequence ATGTCCTGCCAGCAGAGCCAGCAGCAGTGCCAGCCCCCTCCCAAGTGCACCCCCAAGTGCCCTCCCAAGTGCCCCACCCCTAAGTGCCCCCCAAAGTGCCCCCCTAAGTGTCCTCCAGTCTCTTCCTGCTGCAGTGTCAGCTCCGGAGGCTGCTGTGGCTCCAGCTCTGGGGGCTGCTGCAGCTCTGGGGGAGGTGGCTGCTGCCTGAGCCACCATAGGCGCCGCAGGTCCCACTGTCACAGACCCCAGAGCTCTGGCTGCTGCAGCCAGCCCTCGGGGGGCTCCAGCTGCTGTGGAGAGGGGAGCAGCCAGCACTCTGGAGGCTGCTGCTGA